The Coffea arabica cultivar ET-39 chromosome 9c, Coffea Arabica ET-39 HiFi, whole genome shotgun sequence nucleotide sequence CGGTTTTCCGATTTGGGATGTGCGAACTCACCCCAACCCTAGAAGAGTTAGAGGGATTATTGCAAATGCCGGGAAAGGGCAGTCCTATGGTATATCCGAGCGGAGGAACCAGAGAGCAGTTTGCCGATTTTTAGGATTAAGGAGCAATAGTTTAGACCAACACCCCGATGCTAGATCTTGTCCACTGAGGTTTCTATATGACCGATTTGGGGAAAGAGCATCTTTTGAGCACCATCATATTGATTTCTTCATAACAAGGGGGCAATGGGAAGAGAAACGTATGCAAgcttttggtttggttttgattAACTTATTGCTATTCCTTCAAAGGcatggaaaggtgacatttgcaACCATCAACATGATTCAAAGCCTTTTTCTAGGAATTCGTGGGACAACACCAACTTTGATACCCGTTGTCATGGCAGACATTTTCTCAGCTCTTACCAATTGCCAAAGGAAAGGGGGGTTCTTCTATGCTTCGAATCTGATACTCCAAATGTGGATCATGGAACATTTGGTGAAGAGATTACTAAACCCGTTGGGTTTTTGCCTCCCAGTTGAGAATTGGATTGATTCGCATCGAGAGAGAGTCGGCCGCTACTACCGCGTGATGTCGTCAAGCCAGTTTATCGAAGAGTTCAACAATCTGACACCAGAAAAGGTGCAGTGGGTTTTAGATTGGACCAAAGTTAGGGACCCAGCTTTTAGGACCACCCAACATGATTTCATCCCTTTAGCTGGAGTCAATGGTCTAGTAGCCTATATTCCGCAAAGGGTTATGAGACAGTTTGGCTACCCGCAAAGTATTCCTATGGTACAAGGGGTTGAAGATCTCAGATTGGGTACGGTAACCGAGAGTCGAAGCATGGTATTAGAGGCTTGGGGAAATCTGCGAGGACTTGAGAATTTGCAGTTGGAAATGGTAAACAAAATGGCACCTGCGGTTATGCCTGGGTACAACGAGTGGATCAAGCAAAGGGTGGAACATGATAGGGCAAGGCAACATTCAGCATCAGCCAGTCCCGAAGAACGGATGGAGAGGCTAAGGAAAGAATTAGAGGAATCTCAAGCCCAGCTTATGATGGCCAACAGAGTTCTAGAAGATACCCAAGTGCAGCTGATGagggagaggaagaagaatgaGAAGCTAGAGGAAGCCATAGACGCCTTTGATAGGATTAGGGAAGGAGCTCGTAAGCTCAGTTTAGGGAGTTCTAGAGAATCACAAAGTACAAGTCTCTCGAGACATAGGGATTTTGTAAACATGGTTACTAAGATCATTGACGAGGTTGTAAAGAAAGATTGAACTTTTCCACAATTTATGAGACGCTTTCCATTTCAAAGTTCTAAATTCACTTACAGGTTTGAAAATGGGATTTTACCCCGAAGGTtcgcatcatgctaggcctacccttggcacaaaaagggtccccccataggacatgcatccagATTGTTCGAATAATTACTAACtcatgcctttttctttttcccttttgattaAATTGTAGAAATCTAATaacgattggtttatctaaagaaatcttttgcattctcaggtaaaatttcaaaatagcttttcggaaaagccccattattacgcgatcccggagtaaagcccaaaggaatcgtgtagacatgagtactcagcCAGAATCGTCCGATAAGGCcgttgcaactacccagccggaagccgcaagtcctggggttcagttgactgaattactgaccaaatttggggaaatggcatccgAAATGGCCGCTCAAAAGAAGTTAATCGACGAGCTCGTTAGTAGTGGAGTGCAACCTGAGCCTGTGCCCGCCACACAAccacaatccgaaccatttgttattcctcccaCTCAAACCACgttaccatttgttattccttcaattcaaaccacgtttgagggaattgtcaacccgcaatatgcttatactcaaaatcctccgttcTATCCCCCTTATGGgcaaggatttcagcctcaaaTCGACCCAAACATGTATCCGAATCCACAAACTTTCTATCAGCCTACCGCAGAGCCTGTGGTACCGGAGCACACTTTTCAAAAtaagccagaaatgggagagTCGTCTGCCCAGATTGATATGAAGCTACTTAAACGCTtggatcgttttgatgaattcatccggaaaagccaaggtttaagcaaacaaggggTGTTGGATTATGATGATTTGTGCCTGTTTCCGAACGTGCAACTGCCGGTGGGGTTCAAGACCCCTAAgttcaacaaatatgatggaacGGGCAACCCTAAGACACACTTGCgcttgtttgccaacaagttgggcaagCCAGTGGATGATGAGAACTTGCCATTGAGATTATTTCCAGAGAGCTTAGAAGGGGATGCCCTCGATTGGTATTCCAACCTAAAGCCAGAGGAAGTGAAGACCTGGCTCGATCTGTCCAATGCCTTCATCAGacaatatgagtataactgtGAGCTGGCACCAACCCGAACTACTTTGGAAGGAACGAAGAGGCGACCGTCTGAAGATCATAAGGCAtatgccaagagatggagaaagatagctgcgaaagtggagcctccgatgactgaggatgaaattattCGCACATTTATAAAGGCACATGACCCTCCGTATTTTGAAGAGATTTTTCGTATGATCGGATGTTCGTTTGCTGCgattgtaaataaacttgaggagtttgatgactttgtgagagccggaaaaattgttaatgtctctgctctcaaatcccagttggatgctttacaaggtcaaggaagcaatgtgaaaaaaccgcagttcaaaaagaaagagggggatgcaacctttatctggaaccaaaacccttcacccagaccccgataccaacacaTCCCAATCTACCAACCCCATTACCCTTACTACTCAAATCCGCAgcctgtatatactaccaatatCCACCACCCTAGACCTCGCCCAAGTTATcctaacccaccttcagccccttttcaaatttcccaaccaaatccaccccaaaaccgacctcgccctccatataacccaagatttcctccaccaaatagacctgtttacaatcatcctcaacctcctgaaccttacaaccgacccCCTAGCCGTGCATTCaccaatttaggcaggcctttagaccaattgtatgaTCAGTTAAAGGCCGCCGGAAAAATTGGTATGGTACCCCTCCTACCTATCCATATGGCATGCCCGCCTGGTATAACCCGCAAGccgtctgtgcttatcattcaggggccGCCGGACATTCGACTATTGATTGCAAGGCGCTTAACCATAAAATCCAAGATATGGTTGAATCTGGAGAGATTGTAATCAGAAAAAGGGAGACGCAAGGGCCGAACGTAAATAGGAACCCTTTACCGGAACATGCCAATATCATTGGGGTTATTCTGGATCATACGGAGTACGTGGAACCAGTCAAAGAATTGGCAAGGGAcgctgaagtgtttggggttACAGACCAATCCTTTGTCATAGAATTGCCATTTGAAGAGGATGAAAAGCCCTTTATTTTGGAACTCACGCCAGCTGAGAGTGGGGCTTTAGAGCCGGTGGTTATTGAATTCCCGAAGCAAGAACCTGTTTTAAGCCTGCAACAAGTGCCATGGAATTATGATGAACCTGCTATACAGATTGGGGAGAAGTCAATTGCAAAGAAGGAAGTGTCAGTGGTCACCAGATCAGGAAAGGCTGCAAGCCCATTTGAAAATGCCATTCCGATTCAAGCAAATAACTCCGAGCCGCCCGTTaaaccaacaatcaccgagaaagaagccTTGGATTTCCTTAAGAGACTTCAGAGAAGTGAGTACAACGTAGTTGAGAAGCTGAGCAAGTCGCCTGCCCAGATATCCATGTTGGATCTACTCTTTTCTTCAGATATGCATAGGGACGCGCTGATCGAGGTGTTGACCAAAGCTCAAATCCCTAAGGACATTTCAGTTGATAATTTCTCACATGTAGTTGGGAACGTGTTATTCACCaaacaaatcactttctctGACGAGGAATTGCGGGCagaaggcattggacataacaagGCCCTGTATATAGTTGTAAGGTACAACGGAAAAATGCTGCCGAAGGTGTTGATTGACAACGGATATGcgcttaatatctgtccttggagtacattggaaaagc carries:
- the LOC140014115 gene encoding uncharacterized protein gives rise to the protein MPAWYNPQAVCAYHSGAAGHSTIDCKALNHKIQDMVESGEIVIRKRETQGPNVNRNPLPEHANIIGVILDHTEYVEPVKELARDAEVFGVTDQSFVIELPFEEDEKPFILELTPAESGALEPVVIEFPKQEPVLSLQQVPWNYDEPAIQIGEKSIAKKEVSVVTRSGKAASPFENAIPIQANNSEPPVKPTITEKEALDFLKRLQRSEYNVVEKLSKSPAQISMLDLLFSSDMHRDALIEVLTKAQIPKDISVDNFSHVVGNVLFTKQITFSDEELRAEGIGHNKALYIVVRPWIHKSGAVPSSLHQLLKFVVNDKLITIFAEEDCLVITDSGSKEDGSRNVSMTPHSTADIVSVSWITKEERALPKASVMMAKEMIRGGYEFDKGLGRDLQGILKLVEIVEKKDSFGLGFRPTAKDIREMKECKKAEKEGSQVSAHSEGVSVN